In Cotesia glomerata isolate CgM1 linkage group LG3, MPM_Cglom_v2.3, whole genome shotgun sequence, one genomic interval encodes:
- the LOC123260556 gene encoding electron transfer flavoprotein-ubiquinone oxidoreductase, mitochondrial gives MACTLKTTKFVKQIQQLSKRSFSESSFPKITTHYSVVPRENDPRWKDVNMERYVDETDILIVGGGPAGLSAAIRAKKLAEESGRDLRVTLIEKAGTVGSHILSGACIDPVALNELIPNWQELGAPLKTPVTEDKFALLTEKGRIPIPIVKGMPMYNHGNYIVRLGHVVSWLGEQAEAAGVELYAGYAGSEVIYHQDGSVKGVATNDVGIAKDGSPKETFERGMELHAKCTIFAEGCHGHLTKQVSQRLNLRSDCEPQSYGIGLKEVWEINPEKHRPGAVEHTVGWPLDKNTYGGSFLYHLKDETPLVAVGFVIGLDYTNPYLHPFKEFQRFKQHPAIRPTFEGGKRIAYGARALVEGGFQCIPKLQFPGGCLVGCTAGFLNVPKIKGVHNAMKSGMLAAESAVEVIIEAETTTPTALGLEPKTYTDKIKNSWIWSELKAVRNFRPSFHSSLGLYGGLMYGGFSMLTRGKEPWTLSHGGPDHAKLKPASQSTPIEYPKPDNQVSFDLLSSVALTGTNHESDQPPHLTLCDDTVPVKNNLKVYDGPEGRFCPAGVYEYVPLETGDGQRLQINATNCIHCKTCDIKDPSQNINWVVPEGGGGPAYNGM, from the exons ATGGCCTGTACTCTAAAAACAACTAAATTTG TTAAACAAATCCAACAACTGTCTAAAAGATCATTTTCTGAATCATCATTTCCTAAAATAACGACTCATTACTCAGTGGTACCTCGAGAAAACGATCCAAGATGGAAag ACGTAAACATGGAGAGATACGTCGACGAAACGGACATTCTGATTGTCGGCGGAGGACCTGCTGGACTTTCAGCAGCAATTAGAGCTAAAAAACTAGCGGAGGAATCCGGACGTGATTTACGTGTCACATTAATTGAGAAAGCAGGTACCGTAGGCAGTCATATACTTAGTGGAGCTTGCATTGATCCAGTCGCCTTGAACGAATTAATTCCCAACTGGCAAGAACTCGGTGCGCCTCTTAAAACACCAGTTACTGAGGATAAATTTGCATTGTTGACGGAAAAGGGTCGCATACCGATCCCCATTGTCAAAGGAATGCCTATGTACAATCACGGAAACTATATTGTCAG attaGGACACGTAGTATCGTGGTTGGGCGAGCAAGCAGAGGCAGCAGGTGTTGAATTATACGCTGGTTATGCAGGATCAGAAGTTATATATCACCAAGACGGCTCGGTGAAGGGTGTAGCGACTAATGACGTCGGCATAGCCAAAGATGGCTCACCAAAAGAGACATTCGAACGTGGGATGGAGCTTCACGCCAAGTGTACTATCTTCGCCGAAGGCTGTCACGGGCACCTGACAAAACAGGTGTCGCAAAGATTAAATCTGCGATCAGATTGCGAGCCCCAGAGCTACGGTATTGGACTGAAAGAG GTATGGGAAATAAATCCAGAAAAACATCGTCCTGGCGCAGTTGAACACACAGTAGGTTGGCCGCTTGATAAAAACACCTACGGTGGCTCCTTTTTGTATCATTTAAAGGACGAGACGCCATTAGTGGCTGTTGGATTCGTTATTGGACTGGACTACACTAATCCATACTTGCATCCTTTCAAAGAATTTCAGAGATTCAAGCAGCATCCGGCTATCCGTCCAACGTTTGAGGGTGGAAAGAG GATAGCTTACGGTGCGCGAGCTCTAGTGGAAGGCGGTTTTCAGTGCATACCAAAGCTTCAATTCCCTGGCGGGTGTTTAGTTGGCTGCACTGCGGGATTTCTCAATGTACCCAAGATCAAGGGCGTACATAATGCCATGAAAAGCGGTATGCTTGCAGCTGAGAGCGCCGTCGAAGTGATAATTGAGGCAGAGACCACTACTCCAACGGCTCTCGGTCTCGAACCCAAGACTTACacggataaaataaaaaacagctGGATTTGGAGTGAGCTTAAAGCTGTGAGGAATTTCCGACCTAGCTTTCACTCTAGTTTGGGATTGTATGGAGGTCTCATGTACGGAGGTTTCTCGATGCTAACAAGAGGCAAAGAACCCTGGACCCTCTCTCATGGCGGTCCTGATCACGCTAAGTTGAAGCCGGCGTCTCAGTCCACGCCAATCGAATATCCAAAGCCAGATAATCAAGTGTCCTTTGATTTACTTTCGTCTGTTGCACTCACTGGAACTAATCATGAGTCAGACCAACCACCTCATTTAACTCTTTGTGACGACACTGTACCAGTTAAAAATAACCTCAAGGTTTACGATGGACCTGAGGGACGTTTCTGCCCTGCTG